The Terriglobus roseus sequence CCCAGCGATCCATAGACACGCGAGTAATTGGCGAAACGCGTGACGTAAAAGCCAAAGGCCAGCGTCGACACGAACCATGTGGCCGTCGCGAAAGCCGCTCCCGGCACAACGTCCCGCCATGCTGGACGGACAGGCACGGCGAAGCGATAGATGAACGCCAGCACCGCGGCAGTTGCGCTCAACGATCCAACCCAGCGCACGGCATTCGCCGTCCAGTACAGGCCCGTATCCCATCCCGAGGGGGAGAAATGCATCAGGCCCACCAGCATCAGGTGCCCAAAGACGACCAGCACGCTGGCGATCGTCAGGGGGACCAGCGCGATGGGGACCAGCAGGAATGACTGCACTTGCTTACGAACCACGCCGAGAATCCCGGGCCCCCAGCACTCCTCCGTCAGGACGTACGCGCGCCGAAAGCCTTCCATCAGTGTTCCCAGTACGCCGGCCGCACCCACCACGCTGACCACGGCTGCTCCCAGCAAGACGCCGGTGCTCTGGCGGGAGCTATGCGCGGTAATCAGGTACTGCTCAAACAGCGGCGCGACGCTGGCCGGCAACACGCGGTTCAGGAAGATTGCGATCTGCGAACGGACCGGTCCCGAGTAGGGAAGCAGTGTGACCATCGCCGCGAAAAATCCAAGCGCGGGGAAGATGGCGAAGATGGCCGAGTACGCTGTTGCCTTCGCGGTCGTCAGGCAATCGTGTTGGAATGCGTTCCAATAGGCCAGGCGAACCTTGTCGCTGAAGCGCAGGCTCTCATGACCCCAGTCGTGCCCGAGAGTGCGGGCCGTCTTCGCATGCTGCAGGAGCGCCCGGCGAAGCTCGCGCGCGGGCTCCAGCGAGCGCTTCGTGGTGCGATCCAGCTGCGGGGGCATCGCTGCTTCCTGCGCAGCCTGCGCCGGTGTCACTTCGGACTGTGGCTGGCCTACGCCTTCCACTTGTTCAGAAACTCCGTAACGGAGGACTCCTGCATGTACCGCATGGATTCGAACTCGCCGCCAGCCTGTGCGTACAGCGCCTTGCCATTCGCATCCAGCACAGCCAGAGCGGGCACGCCCTTGCTCAACGCAACGCCGTAGCGCTCGCCGATCTCGAGATTCTTGTCGATGTGACCCACGGAGATGTGCACAACGACAAAGTTATTGTTCAACAGATCCCAATTAGGCTGGCGGTGCATGTAGATATCCAGCACCTGGCAATCGCCGCACCAGTCGCCACCAAAGTCCAGGATCACGCGCTTGTGTTCCTTCTTCGCCTGCTTCAGACCAGCGGCGATCAGCTTGTTGGGATCGGCATCATCGTCGTAGAGATGGGCCTTTACGGCCGGCGGAGTGGTCACAACGGGTGGCTTGACCTTTGCCGGTGTCGCGGGCGTGGTCGATACCGTGGGTGTCGCCTCAGGCGCCTGCTGCTTGCAGCCCGTAACGGAGAAGGCCACCGCAGCCGTGAAGACCGCAGTGAGCGCTGATTGCTTGACGAATGAAACACCCGGAAAACGCATAGGTATAAAGATGCGCTCGCGTCGGCGCGAGGTGCAAGCCGTATTCGACGCATGCGCAGAAAGCGCGCAGGAACGGGGGCGTCGCTTCTTTACAGGCAAAGACCGGGGGCGGCCACCACGAAGGGCACCCCGCACACGCGCTGCCGGTGTGCGGTTTCTGCACACCCGGAACCACACTCCGCACTCGCAAATGCAGCTTCAAGGTGTTTCGCTGAAGGCAGACATGCTCAACCGCCGAAACTTCCTTGCACTCTCTACCCTCGCGCTGCCACGGTTTTCTTTCGCGGGGAGCCGGTACACAACCCTCCCAGCCGCGATCGCTGCAATGGAGAAGAAGCAGGGAGGCCGCATCGGCGTCAGCGTCCTCGACACCGCAACCAGAGAGCGCGCAGCGTATCGGGCAGACGAGCGCTTTCCCATGTGCAGCACTTTCAAGTTCCTGCTGGCCGCCGCTGTTCTGCACCGCGTCGACACACTCACGGATGACCTTCGACGCCAGGTTGACGTGCCGCCGAAGCCCCTACTCGGCAACTCGCCGCTCACCGAGGAACATGCCGGCACATCCATGACCCTCGGCGCTCTCTGCTCCGCTATTCTCACGCGCAGCGACAACACTGCCGCGAATGTTCTGCTGGAAACGATCGGTGGTCCCAACGCGATTACGACCTACGCGAAAGTCATCGGCGACAGTGTCACGCGCCTCGACCGGACGGAAACGTCACTGAACGAATCTTTGAAAGGTGATCCGCGCGACACCACCTCGCCCAATGCGATGGTGCATAATCTCCAATCGCTGCTACTGGGTGACGCGCTCGAGCCAGACTCCCGCACGCAACTGACTGACTGGATGCAGAGCAGCACCACCGGCCTCATACGCCTGCGAGCGAAGCTGCCAAAGGATTGGCGCGCGGCAGACAGGACCGGCTCCAACGGAGAGCACACCACGAACAACATTGCCGTCCTATGGCCGGCTGGCGGACGTGCGCCAATCCTCGTCGCCGCATACATCACCCAGTGTCCCGGCCCGGAAGACAAGCGGAACGCCATGCTCGCGGAGATCGGCAGACTGGTCGCGATCGCGTAAATGTCCTGCCGATTCTCATCAAGACTTGTCATCCTGAGCGGAACGCAGCGTTAGCGGAGTGCAGGCGAAGGACCTGCGTTGAGCCAGCGGTTGCACAAATGCTCGCATCAAGTCCCCCGCACAGTTTGCCGGCGCGAGCAGAAGGCAGGTCGTTCGACTCCGCTGCGCTTCGCTCAGGATGACAAGTCATTCGGAGCAGGTATCCGCTCAAGCCCGACTCGCCTGCCGAAAAGCTTTCTAAAGAACCTTTCAAAAGGACATGCGCTACGTTAAAGTCCTGTGTATCAGTTGACATTGAGAACGAAACGGCGGGGCGAACAAGTCCTGGCCGCAGGAGACACGGTGAAGCGTACCTCTCAGCAACCTATCTACACGGCGCTGGCCGTGTGCGCTGTGCTCTCTGCTCCGGCGCTGATGTGGTCGCAGGCGGCGCCGCAGCGCGACACTGACGAACTCCACATCCAGCAGGATGCCTTCGCCACACCGCTGCCCTTTGACCGCGGCGCCGCCGGCCTGGCGCAGTCGCTGCGCAAGCTGGGTACGCGCGCCACGCTGCTGCAGATCAATGCGCATCCAGACGACGAAGACGGAGCGACGCTCGCCTACGTCAGCCGAGGCCTTGGCGCGACGGTCTCCCTGCTTGCGCTGAACCGCGGCGAGGGTGGCCAAAATGTGATGACGCCCGAGTTCTGGGATGGCCTCGGCATCCTGCGGACGCAGGAGCACCTGACTGCCAACCACTACTACGGCGTCAATCTGTACTACACGCGCGTCGCCGACTTCGGCTTTTCAAAGACCCGTGAGGAGACGCTGCGGCAGTGGGGCCACGAACGCGTCCTGGGCGATGCCGTCCGCGTCGTGCGCGAGACGAGGCCCATGGTGTTGACCAGCGTCTTTTCCGGCAACTCGTCCGACGGTCACGGCCATCATCAGACCGCCGGCGTCACCGCGCAGGAGGTTTACACCGCCGCGGGCGACCCGAAGATGTTCCCCGAGCAGATCAGGGAAGGCCTGCAGCCCTGGACGCCGCTGAAGGTCTACGCCCGCGCCCCGTTCAGCCGCGTGCAGGGGAAGACTGTCTACGACTACGCCACGGGCAAGACAGAGCCGCTACTCTATCGCAACTATGTCACCGGCGAAACGATGGATTACGTTCCGCCTGCCACCGTCATCGTCCCGGGTGGAACCTACAACGCGCTCTTCGGCGAGAGCTACGCGCAAGTCTCGCGCGAAGGATTAAACCAGCAGAAGTCGCAGAATGGTGGCGTCGCCACACCGCCTCCGGGCCGCGCCGACGCCAGCTATCACCTCTATGCCTCGCGCGTCAGTGGAGCAACACTACCGGAGCATGAAGAGACCTTTTTCACGGGCATCGACACCACGCTCCCAGCGATTGCCGGCTACCTGCCCGCCGCCGCGCAGGCTCCCGTCCGCACTCAGTTGAGCGCAATCGACGCGCAGGTGAGGGAAGCGACCGCCCGCTACGACGCGAACGATCCTTCCAAGTCCGCGACAGCTCTCGCGAAGGGCCTCGACCTGACGCGGGCCCTCATTGCAGACCTGCGCAAGGCAAAGCTGCCGGAAGACGCGCGCTACAACGCCATCTTTGAACTCGAGACCAAGGAGCGGCAGTTCAACGAGGCGCTGGCACAGTCGCTGGGCATGAATATGATCGCCACCGTGGCGAACGGCCTCGCCAGCGCGCAGCCGCAGGGGCCGGGCGGGCCGCCGCAGCCCATCATCTCGCAGACGGTTGTCGCCGGTGAGAACTTCGGCGTGAACATCCACATCGCAGACCAGGGCCTGACACCCGTGACTGTCGACAACATCACGCTGGTGCCGTCCCTGGGCGGTGACTGGAAGGTGCATTCGCCCGTGCCGGAGCCCGCCGCGCAGACACCCGCCGCGCAGACACCCGCCGCGCGCGCTCCCGGTGGCGAGGCTCCGCCACCAACGTCGACCGCTGAGGGCCGTGGCAGCCGTCTGGGCGCGGCTCCAGTCATCCCGCCCGTTGGCCTGCTGCCTGCGGGCGCCGCGACCGACTCGTTTCTGTCGGCCACGGTACCCGCAGACACCCCGCCGACTGGTCCCTACTTTTCGCGGCCCAGCCTGGAGCAGAGCTACTACGACCTGAAAGACCCGCGCTTTCTGACGATGCCGACCGAGCCCTACCCGATCTCGGCACAGGTCAGCTACACCTTCGCCGGAACGCATGCCACGCTGACGGGCGTCGTGCAGACTCCCCATCGCTATAACGGCCTTGGCATCCTGCAGGAACCGCTGCTCGTCGCACCCGCCATCTCGGTGACCGTCTCGCCCGCGAGCGGCATCCTCCCCCTCAGCAATACGGCATTGCCGTTGCAGATCACTGTCCACAGCAGCGTGAAAGGCCCGGCCGCTGGGACGCTGAAACTTGAGCTGCCCAAAGGCTGGACCTCCGAACCCGCCAGCACCACCTTCAAGACCGTGCGCGACAACGAAGATGTCGTTCTGAAGTTCCGCGTTACGACGCCCGGCCTGCAGACGCAGACGTATCGCGTGACCGCCGTCGCCGAGTACAACGGCAAGCAGTACACGCAGGGCTTCACCACCATCGGCTACCCGGGCATCCGGCCCTACCCGCGTTATGCACCCTCTACCAGTCGCGTCACCGGCGTCGATGTCAAGGTGGCGCCGGCGCTGAAGGTTGGCTACGTCATGGGCTCGGGCGACGAAGTGCCGGACAGCCTGCACGAGATCGGCATCGACCCCGTCATGCTGAGCGACACGGATCTGCAGCGCGGCGACCTGAACAGCTACGACGCCATCATCCTCGGCGTACGCACCTACACCGCACGCCCCGCCATCCGCGCGGCAAATAGCCGTCTGCTGGACTACGTGAAGGCGGGCGGCGTCGTCATCAGCCAGTATCAGGACGCCGTCTACGACCACGACTACGCACCGTATCCGCTGTCGGTGCCGGGCGACCAGGGGCATACCGTTGTCGAGGAAGACGCGAAGGTGACGATCCTGCACTACGACGATCCG is a genomic window containing:
- a CDS encoding YihY/virulence factor BrkB family protein; the protein is MEGVGQPQSEVTPAQAAQEAAMPPQLDRTTKRSLEPARELRRALLQHAKTARTLGHDWGHESLRFSDKVRLAYWNAFQHDCLTTAKATAYSAIFAIFPALGFFAAMVTLLPYSGPVRSQIAIFLNRVLPASVAPLFEQYLITAHSSRQSTGVLLGAAVVSVVGAAGVLGTLMEGFRRAYVLTEECWGPGILGVVRKQVQSFLLVPIALVPLTIASVLVVFGHLMLVGLMHFSPSGWDTGLYWTANAVRWVGSLSATAAVLAFIYRFAVPVRPAWRDVVPGAAFATATWFVSTLAFGFYVTRFANYSRVYGSLGTGIVLLVWLFLTALTVLCGAELNAELARDANLVVRPVAATAASASVPQ
- a CDS encoding thioredoxin family protein, whose product is MRFPGVSFVKQSALTAVFTAAVAFSVTGCKQQAPEATPTVSTTPATPAKVKPPVVTTPPAVKAHLYDDDADPNKLIAAGLKQAKKEHKRVILDFGGDWCGDCQVLDIYMHRQPNWDLLNNNFVVVHISVGHIDKNLEIGERYGVALSKGVPALAVLDANGKALYAQAGGEFESMRYMQESSVTEFLNKWKA
- the bla gene encoding class A beta-lactamase — translated: MQLQGVSLKADMLNRRNFLALSTLALPRFSFAGSRYTTLPAAIAAMEKKQGGRIGVSVLDTATRERAAYRADERFPMCSTFKFLLAAAVLHRVDTLTDDLRRQVDVPPKPLLGNSPLTEEHAGTSMTLGALCSAILTRSDNTAANVLLETIGGPNAITTYAKVIGDSVTRLDRTETSLNESLKGDPRDTTSPNAMVHNLQSLLLGDALEPDSRTQLTDWMQSSTTGLIRLRAKLPKDWRAADRTGSNGEHTTNNIAVLWPAGGRAPILVAAYITQCPGPEDKRNAMLAEIGRLVAIA
- a CDS encoding PIG-L family deacetylase, encoding MKRTSQQPIYTALAVCAVLSAPALMWSQAAPQRDTDELHIQQDAFATPLPFDRGAAGLAQSLRKLGTRATLLQINAHPDDEDGATLAYVSRGLGATVSLLALNRGEGGQNVMTPEFWDGLGILRTQEHLTANHYYGVNLYYTRVADFGFSKTREETLRQWGHERVLGDAVRVVRETRPMVLTSVFSGNSSDGHGHHQTAGVTAQEVYTAAGDPKMFPEQIREGLQPWTPLKVYARAPFSRVQGKTVYDYATGKTEPLLYRNYVTGETMDYVPPATVIVPGGTYNALFGESYAQVSREGLNQQKSQNGGVATPPPGRADASYHLYASRVSGATLPEHEETFFTGIDTTLPAIAGYLPAAAQAPVRTQLSAIDAQVREATARYDANDPSKSATALAKGLDLTRALIADLRKAKLPEDARYNAIFELETKERQFNEALAQSLGMNMIATVANGLASAQPQGPGGPPQPIISQTVVAGENFGVNIHIADQGLTPVTVDNITLVPSLGGDWKVHSPVPEPAAQTPAAQTPAARAPGGEAPPPTSTAEGRGSRLGAAPVIPPVGLLPAGAATDSFLSATVPADTPPTGPYFSRPSLEQSYYDLKDPRFLTMPTEPYPISAQVSYTFAGTHATLTGVVQTPHRYNGLGILQEPLLVAPAISVTVSPASGILPLSNTALPLQITVHSSVKGPAAGTLKLELPKGWTSEPASTTFKTVRDNEDVVLKFRVTTPGLQTQTYRVTAVAEYNGKQYTQGFTTIGYPGIRPYPRYAPSTSRVTGVDVKVAPALKVGYVMGSGDEVPDSLHEIGIDPVMLSDTDLQRGDLNSYDAIILGVRTYTARPAIRAANSRLLDYVKAGGVVISQYQDAVYDHDYAPYPLSVPGDQGHTVVEEDAKVTILHYDDPVMTWPNVIGPPDFDNWVEERGHGFPKSFGPQWTALTEVHDTDQDPQKGGLIYSQFGKGYYVYLAYAFFREMPEGVPGSFRIMANLLSLGKNPKPSCWTPACANAR